A window of the Numida meleagris isolate 19003 breed g44 Domestic line unplaced genomic scaffold, NumMel1.0 unplaced_Scaffold244, whole genome shotgun sequence genome harbors these coding sequences:
- the ZNF740 gene encoding zinc finger protein 740 isoform X4, giving the protein MAQASLLACEGLSGVCLVPTVASKKMMPKQSSKQAEGRERGNSPDVLALRQDGEKSRSRKEEETAEASQPKKSIKKVVVIKQNCSFQLRIHKNFICEQCCGAFRSSYHLKRHILIHTGEKPFECDVCDMRFIQKYHLERHKRVHSGEKPYQCERCMQSFSRTDRLLRHKRMCQGCQTKGPEAQLLL; this is encoded by the exons ATGGCTCAG GCGAGCCTGCTGGCGTGCGAGGGGCTCTCTGGCGTCTGCCTGGTGCCCACGGTGGCCAGCAAGAAGATGATGCCGAAGCAGAGCTCGAAGCAGGCGGAGGGCAGGGAGCGGGGCAACAGCCCCGATGTGCTG GCACTGCGTCAGGATGGGGAGAAATCCCGCAGCCgaaaggaggaggagacagCGGAGGCATCGCAGCCCAAAAAGTCCATTAAAAAG GTGGTGGTGATCAAGCAGAACTGCTCCTTCCAGCTGAGGATCCACAAGAACTTCATCTGCGAGCAGTGCTGCGGGGCGTTCCGCAGCAGCTACCACCTCAAGAGGCACATCCTCATCCACACTG GTGAGAAGCCCTTTGAGTGCGACGTGTGCGACATGCGCTTCATCCAGAAGTACCACCTGGAGCGCCACAAGCGCGTGCACAGCGGCGAGAAGCCCTACCAGTGTGAGCGCTGCATGCAG AGCTTCTCCCGCACAGACCGGCTGCTGCGACACAAGCGGATGTGCCAAGGCTGCCAGACCAAAGGCCCCGAAGcgcagctgctgctgtag
- the ZNF740 gene encoding zinc finger protein 740 isoform X1 — protein MAAPRPASRIGEAHARYRSSLRAPRRKCWRRRRGGVGASGSGSTAAAGAGGPRLLVQCRGGAERHGEGPRQVQTPRSPTRPRRPRPAAASPSRSRGGGTGDVPSLRTTPSPSPPARCRRPPRSRGATEEDRSHQAPRSRVMSAKWRASLLACEGLSGVCLVPTVASKKMMPKQSSKQAEGRERGNSPDVLALRQDGEKSRSRKEEETAEASQPKKSIKKVVVIKQNCSFQLRIHKNFICEQCCGAFRSSYHLKRHILIHTGEKPFECDVCDMRFIQKYHLERHKRVHSGEKPYQCERCMQSFSRTDRLLRHKRMCQGCQTKGPEAQLLL, from the exons ATGGCGGCTCCGCGCCCTGCCTCAAGGATCGGTGAGGCGCATGCGCGATACCGCTCCTCCCTCCGGGCTCCCCGCCGGAAGTGCTGGAGGAGGCGGAGGGGAGGGGTGGGCGCTTCCGGTTCCGGGTCAACGGCGGCGGCCGGAGCAGGGGGGCCGCGGCTGTTGGTGCAGTGCCggggcggcgcggagcggcACGGGGAGGGCCCGCGGCAGGTACAGACCCCGCGGAGCCCCACTCGGCCCCGGAG GCCAAGACCCGCAGCAGCGTCTCCCTCCCGGAGTCGGGGGGGGGGGACTGGGGATGTCCCCTCACTGAGGACCACGCCGTCCCCGTCCCCTCCCGCCCGCTGCCGCCGCCCCCCCCGCAGCCGGGGGGCGACCGAGGAGGACCGCAGCCACCAGGCACCCCGATCTCGCGTGATGTCGGCAAAGTGGAGG GCGAGCCTGCTGGCGTGCGAGGGGCTCTCTGGCGTCTGCCTGGTGCCCACGGTGGCCAGCAAGAAGATGATGCCGAAGCAGAGCTCGAAGCAGGCGGAGGGCAGGGAGCGGGGCAACAGCCCCGATGTGCTG GCACTGCGTCAGGATGGGGAGAAATCCCGCAGCCgaaaggaggaggagacagCGGAGGCATCGCAGCCCAAAAAGTCCATTAAAAAG GTGGTGGTGATCAAGCAGAACTGCTCCTTCCAGCTGAGGATCCACAAGAACTTCATCTGCGAGCAGTGCTGCGGGGCGTTCCGCAGCAGCTACCACCTCAAGAGGCACATCCTCATCCACACTG GTGAGAAGCCCTTTGAGTGCGACGTGTGCGACATGCGCTTCATCCAGAAGTACCACCTGGAGCGCCACAAGCGCGTGCACAGCGGCGAGAAGCCCTACCAGTGTGAGCGCTGCATGCAG AGCTTCTCCCGCACAGACCGGCTGCTGCGACACAAGCGGATGTGCCAAGGCTGCCAGACCAAAGGCCCCGAAGcgcagctgctgctgtag
- the ITGB7 gene encoding integrin beta-7 — protein MVPGGLLLLLLLLLRAAPRGARGSCRPQPSCEECISSHPSCAWCEEPDFQGGAQAEASRCAPRAALERSGCPPGAIVDPHGQLWVLRDTERGDSGGQLRPHSMEMELRAGEELSFAVRFRRARAVPVDLYFLLDLSYSMRDDLRLLQRLGSELLRALRNASSAARIGFGSFVDKPLLPFSAVTPQRSPCPSAEPCAPPTAFRHVLPLTNDSAEFTRRVSSQRVSGNMDAPEGGFDAIVQVAVCQERIGWRPVTRLLLFASDDTFHSAGDGRLGGIALPCDGRCHLDAHGEYSRIPAFPGQQRGECVCGRCRCRPGFGGRGCGCPLARDGCVRGGTECSGNGRCECGRCRCHRGFVGTHCEHCPHCAGRCVRLRDCADCGAFGLGPLRGNCSHACNGTALRLLPPPAPPSPALCREQTPDGRLLVFLVGRGDGDEDEEGGDVAITVWAEEAPLRQSPLLVAVVAAAVAVGLLLVAAWGRVSVELHDRREFRRFERERLRATWDQDNPLFRSATTTTVNPNYFGSDNGDSATGTPR, from the exons ATGGTGCCGGgggggctcctgctgctgcttctgctgctgctgcgggcgGCCCCGAGGGGGGCAAGAG GGTCGTGCCGCCCGCAGCCCTCCTGCGAGGAGTGCATCAGCTCCCACCCGTCGTGCGCCTGGTGCGAGGAGCCG GACTTCCAAGGGGGGGCACAGGCGGAGGCATCGCGCTGTGCCCCACGGGCAGCCCTGGAGCGCTCCGGGTGCCCCCCCGGGGCCATCGTGGATCCCCACGGGCAACTGTGGGTCCTGAGGGACACGGAGCGGGGGGACAGCGGGGGGCAGCTGCGGCCCCACAGCATGGAGATGGAGCTGAGGGCTG GTGAGGAGCTGAGCTTCGCCGTGCGGTTCCGGCGGGCGCGGGCGGTGCCGGTGGATCTCTACTTCCTCCTGGACCTGTCCTACTCCATGCGCGATGATCTGCGCCTGCTGCAACGCCTGGGCAGCGAGCTGCTGCGCGCCCTGCGCAACGCATCCAGCGCCGCACGCATCG GCTTCGGCTCCTTCGTGGACAAGCCGCTGCTGCCCTTCTCGGCGGTGACCCCGCAGCGCAGCCCTTGCCCCTCCGCCGAGCCCTGTGCTCCCCCCACCGCGTTCCGCCACGTGCTGCCGCTCACCAACGACAGCGCCGAGTTCACGCGCCGCGTGAGCAGCCAGCGCGTCTCCGGGAACATGGACGCGCCCGAGGGCGGCTTCGACGCCATCGTGCAGGTGGCGGTGTGCCAG gAGCGCATCGGCTGGCGCCCGGTGACGCGGCTGCTGCTCTTCGCGTCGGACGACACGTTCCACAGCGCGGGGGACGGGCGCCTGGGGGGCATCGCGCTGCCCTGCGACGGCCGCTGCCACCTGGACGCGCACGGCGAGTACAGCCGCA TCCCTGCATTCCCAGGACAGCAGCGGGGCGAGTGCGTGTGCGGGCGCTGCCGGTGCCGCCCCGGGTTCGGCGGCCGCGGCTGCGGGTGTCCCCTGGCGCGGGACGGCTGCGTGCGGGGCGGCACCGAGTGCAGCGGGAACGGGCGCTGCGAGTGCGGGCGCTGCCGGTGTCACCGCGGGTTCGTGGGGACGCACTGCGAGCACTGCCCCCACTGCGCCGGGCGCTGCGTGAGGCTGCG GGACTGCGCGGACTGCGGTGCCTTCGGGCTGGGGCCGCTGCGGGGGAACTGCAGCCACGCGTGCAATGGGACGGCCCTGCGGCTGCTGCCCCCCCCCGcgccccccagccccgcgctgTGCCGGGAGCAGACCCCCGACGGCCGCCTCCTCGTGTTCCTGGTGGGGCGCGGGGACGGGGATGAGGACGAGGAGGGGGGGGACGTCGCCATCACCGTGTGGGCTGAGGAGG CCCCACTGCGGCAGTCCCCGCTGCTGGTAGCGGTggtggcggcggcggtggccgtggggctgctgctggtggccgCATGGGGCCGCGTCTCCGTGGAGCTCCACGACCGCCGCGAGTTCCGGCGCTTCGAGCGCGAGCGGCTCCGCGCCACGTGGGACCAG GACAACCCTTTGTTCAGGAGCGCGACCACCACCACCGTCAACCCCAACTACTTTGGGAGTGACAACGGGGACAGCGCCACCGGGACCCCACGGTGA
- the ZNF740 gene encoding zinc finger protein 740 isoform X2: MAAPRPASRIGEAHARYRSSLRAPRRKCWRRRRGGVGASGSGSTAAAGAGGPRLLVQCRGGAERHGEGPRQASLLACEGLSGVCLVPTVASKKMMPKQSSKQAEGRERGNSPDVLALRQDGEKSRSRKEEETAEASQPKKSIKKVVVIKQNCSFQLRIHKNFICEQCCGAFRSSYHLKRHILIHTGEKPFECDVCDMRFIQKYHLERHKRVHSGEKPYQCERCMQSFSRTDRLLRHKRMCQGCQTKGPEAQLLL; the protein is encoded by the exons ATGGCGGCTCCGCGCCCTGCCTCAAGGATCGGTGAGGCGCATGCGCGATACCGCTCCTCCCTCCGGGCTCCCCGCCGGAAGTGCTGGAGGAGGCGGAGGGGAGGGGTGGGCGCTTCCGGTTCCGGGTCAACGGCGGCGGCCGGAGCAGGGGGGCCGCGGCTGTTGGTGCAGTGCCggggcggcgcggagcggcACGGGGAGGGCCCGCGGCAG GCGAGCCTGCTGGCGTGCGAGGGGCTCTCTGGCGTCTGCCTGGTGCCCACGGTGGCCAGCAAGAAGATGATGCCGAAGCAGAGCTCGAAGCAGGCGGAGGGCAGGGAGCGGGGCAACAGCCCCGATGTGCTG GCACTGCGTCAGGATGGGGAGAAATCCCGCAGCCgaaaggaggaggagacagCGGAGGCATCGCAGCCCAAAAAGTCCATTAAAAAG GTGGTGGTGATCAAGCAGAACTGCTCCTTCCAGCTGAGGATCCACAAGAACTTCATCTGCGAGCAGTGCTGCGGGGCGTTCCGCAGCAGCTACCACCTCAAGAGGCACATCCTCATCCACACTG GTGAGAAGCCCTTTGAGTGCGACGTGTGCGACATGCGCTTCATCCAGAAGTACCACCTGGAGCGCCACAAGCGCGTGCACAGCGGCGAGAAGCCCTACCAGTGTGAGCGCTGCATGCAG AGCTTCTCCCGCACAGACCGGCTGCTGCGACACAAGCGGATGTGCCAAGGCTGCCAGACCAAAGGCCCCGAAGcgcagctgctgctgtag
- the ZNF740 gene encoding zinc finger protein 740 isoform X3: MSAKWRASLLACEGLSGVCLVPTVASKKMMPKQSSKQAEGRERGNSPDVLALRQDGEKSRSRKEEETAEASQPKKSIKKVVVIKQNCSFQLRIHKNFICEQCCGAFRSSYHLKRHILIHTGEKPFECDVCDMRFIQKYHLERHKRVHSGEKPYQCERCMQSFSRTDRLLRHKRMCQGCQTKGPEAQLLL; the protein is encoded by the exons ATGTCGGCAAAGTGGAGG GCGAGCCTGCTGGCGTGCGAGGGGCTCTCTGGCGTCTGCCTGGTGCCCACGGTGGCCAGCAAGAAGATGATGCCGAAGCAGAGCTCGAAGCAGGCGGAGGGCAGGGAGCGGGGCAACAGCCCCGATGTGCTG GCACTGCGTCAGGATGGGGAGAAATCCCGCAGCCgaaaggaggaggagacagCGGAGGCATCGCAGCCCAAAAAGTCCATTAAAAAG GTGGTGGTGATCAAGCAGAACTGCTCCTTCCAGCTGAGGATCCACAAGAACTTCATCTGCGAGCAGTGCTGCGGGGCGTTCCGCAGCAGCTACCACCTCAAGAGGCACATCCTCATCCACACTG GTGAGAAGCCCTTTGAGTGCGACGTGTGCGACATGCGCTTCATCCAGAAGTACCACCTGGAGCGCCACAAGCGCGTGCACAGCGGCGAGAAGCCCTACCAGTGTGAGCGCTGCATGCAG AGCTTCTCCCGCACAGACCGGCTGCTGCGACACAAGCGGATGTGCCAAGGCTGCCAGACCAAAGGCCCCGAAGcgcagctgctgctgtag